The Humulus lupulus chromosome 3, drHumLupu1.1, whole genome shotgun sequence genome window below encodes:
- the LOC133823356 gene encoding importin beta-like SAD2, protein MVLFLNVLERPVPVDGQPIDPDLRKTWGWWKVKKCTVHILNRLFTRFGDLKWHNPENRAFAQMFQKTYAGKILECHLSLLGVVRVGGYLPDRVTNLILQYLSNSISKLSMYNLLQPRLEVILFEIVFPLMCFNDNDQKLWDEDPHEYVRKGYDIIEDLYSPRIASMDFVSELVRKRGENLPKFIQFIVEIFKRYDEAPAEHKPYRQKDGALLAIGALCEKLQQTEPYKSELEGMLVQHVFPEFTSPVGHLRAKAAWVAGYYAHINFSDQNNFRKALQSVVSGMRDPELPVRVDSVFALRSFVEACKDFNEIRPILPQFLDEFFKLMNEVENEDLVFTLETIVDKFGEEMAPYALRLCQNLASAFWRCMNTAETEEDADDSGALAAVG, encoded by the exons ATGGTTTTGTTTTTAAATGTTTTGGAGAGACCTGTCCCTGTGGATGGTCAGCCCATAGACCCTGACCTCAGGAAAACATGGGGTTGGTGGAAAGTGAAGAAATGTACTGTTCACATTTTAAACAGGCTGTTCACCAG GTTTGGAGATTTGAAATGGCATAATCCAGAGAATAGAGCTTTCGCTCAAATGTTCCAGAAAACTTACGCAGGGAAGATTTTGGAGTGTCATTTAAGTCTGTTGGGGGTGGTCCGTGTTGGTGGTTATTTACCTGACAGAGTTACCAACCTTATTCTTCAATATTTAAGCAACAG TATTTCGAAGCTAAGTATGTATAATCTTCTGCAACCTCGACTTGAGGTTATTCTCTTTGAGATAGTATTCCCTCTTATGTGCTTCAATGACAATGATCAGAAGCTTTGGGATGAGGACCCTCATGAGTATGTTAGAAAAGGCTATG ATATCATTGAAGACTTGTATAGTCCAAGGATTGCTTCCATGGATTTTGTCAGCGAGTTAGTTAGGAAACGTGGAGAAAATCTTCCAAAGTTTATCCAGTTTATAGTTGAAATTTTTAAGAG GTATGATGAAGCACCAGCGGAACACAAGCCCTATCGACAAAAAGATGGTGCCCTTCTTGCTATTGGTGCTCTCTGTGAAAAATTGCAACAAACTGAACCATACAAATCAGAACTTGAGGGTATGTTGGTGCAACACGTATTTCCTGAGTTTACCAGTCCAGTTGGCCATCTTAGGGCCAAG GCCGCTTGGGTTGCAGGATATTATGCTCATATTAATTTCTCAGACCAGAATAATTTCCGTAAAGCACTGCAGAGTGTTGTATCTGGGATGCGAGATCCAGAACTTCCTGTTCGTGTGGATTCAGTTTTTGCTTTGCGCTCTTTTGTTGAAGCTTGCAAAG ATTTTAATGAAATACGCCCAATCCTTCCCCAATTTCTTGATG AGTTTTTTAAACTTATGAATGAGGTGGAGAATGAGGATCTGGTGTTTACGTTGGAGACAATAGTAGATAAGTTTGGGGAGGAGATGGCACCTTATGCCCTTAGGTTGTGCCAAAACTTG GCTTCTGCATTTTGGAGGTGTATGAATACAGCTGAAACTGAAGAAGACGCTGATGATTCTGGTGCTTTAGCTGCTGTAGGATGA